The Homo sapiens chromosome 10, GRCh38.p14 Primary Assembly sequence GCAAGAACTGTGCtccacctctcctctcctctaccCCAGCACTCAGAAGAGCAACAGAGTCAGCATCCAGTGAGTGTTCATGAATCAAGTCACTGCTTGGCAGAATTCAGCACTGGGACCACAGCCTCGCCTATCTTCAACTCTTTCTCCTTCTGcttttcctcctcccactctaGTAGCCACTCTTCTGGGGGCTTGTCCCTTAAATGATTAGTCCTTACTGACCTATTTTCTGTCCACTTTATctgtttttgagagagggtctcactctgttgcctaggctggagtgcagtggcatgaatatgggtcactgcagcctccacctcctgggctcaagtgaacttcctgcctcagcctgccatgcCATGtaactggggccacaggcatgtgccaccatgtccagctaatttcttgatttttttttggtagaaatgggtctcactttattgcccagtctggtcttgaagtcctaCACTCGAGCAGTCCtctcaacttggcctcccaaagtgctgggattacaggcatgagatactgTACCtggtcttattttttcttttcttaagatacagggtctcaccatctggcccaggctggactcaaactgctgagctcaagtaattcccccatctcagcctccaaagtagctaggactaaaggcatgAAAACACCATGCTTGGCTTGTCCCATTTCATTCTACACACTTTCTTGGTATTTAAACAGCTGCTGTTGCTCTTCATTCTGTAGCTCTACATCAGATTCATGCTCTAGTCCTGTATATCAAAATGATGACTAGAGGCTGCCGGCTCCGCTCTTTCAAAGGCACAATGAGCGTAGCCCGTCTACAAAACTCTCCCTTTTCCAATCCAGCTTTCCCTCCTGCATCACCTATCTCTCTACATCTGGAACCATCGGCAGCTGCCTTCATAAGGCACCTCGGTCTGGCATTCGGAAAACAACCCTGTCTTGCCAGAGCCTCCTGGTCTTGGGTAGCAAAAGCTGTATGCAATCTAAATCAAGCTTTCAATCATGAGAAATCAcattccttcttttccctttgtaatatactcatgtgtttttttttttccctttctcaatCAGCAAATTGTACCACCATCTTATTCTGAGATGCTCCTTTTTAAAAGCTGTAGATCACATTAATGGAAGTGTTTACTGCTGGGAATATTTTCCATGTGCAATGATCTGtaaccctctttttcttttcttttttttgagaccgagtctcgctctgttgcccaggctggagtgcagtggcacaatctctgctcactgcaagctttgcctcctgagttcatgccattctcctgcctcagcctcccaagtagctgggactacaggtgcccgccaccatgcccagctaatttttttttttttagatggagtctcgtttggtcgcccaggctggagtgcagtggtgcaatctcagctcattgcaagctccgcctcctgggttcacgccattctcctgcctcagcctcccgagtagctgggactacaggtgcccgccaccacacctggctaatttttttttttgtatttttagcagagacggggtttcaccatgttagccaggatgggcttgatctcctgaccttgtgatccccctgcctcagcctcccaaagtgctgggattacaggtgtgagccaccaggcccggccatggccagctaattttttgtattttttagaagagatggggtttcatgatgttagccaggatggtctcaatctcctgacctggtgatcagtccgcctaggcctcccaaagtgctaggattacaggtgtgagccactgcgcccagccaatctGTAACCCTCTTATCTCAACTAACTGACATTATTACTTCACATCcagttcaatttataaattaagagaGGTGccatgggccgggcacggtggctcacgcttgtaatcccaacactttgggaggccgaggcaggtggatcacgaggtcaggagttcgagaccatcctggctaacatggtgaaaccacgtctctactaaaaatacaaaaaattagccaggtgtggtggcaggcacctgtagtcccagctacctgagaggctgaggcaggagaatggtgtgaatccgggaggcagagcttgcagtgagcagatatcacgccactgaactccagctggggtgacagagcaaaacatcgtccaaaaaaaataaaaataaaaatgaaaaagaggtgccatgtgtacaaaaatcaatgcatATTTATGaactttatttcaaatatattttcacacaTTTTATCTAAATACATAATACAGAAGCCTGTGTGACTTGGGCAATGTGGCCAGGAGGGCCTGAGACTAACAAATCCACCTTGGCAAAAGGACATAAAATACGTCTTATGGTcagaaaaatcaacattttgtGTATTTACTTAGTTTACGAAAAGTACTGAAAATGCTATTATTAGCTGAATTTGTGATTTCCTTTTGAAATTCTGAGTTAtccttatttttcccattttgtttttgCACCAAGGAGACTGCAGTCAAATAAAACAGATACTACACACACTTGTCGGGGCAGCCGTACTGCAGAAGCACGTTGATGCactcctggctggaggcctgcCGGGCGTAGGTCAGCGCTGTGTTCCCGTGGGCATCTCGGGCCATGACGTCCACCCCGTACCAGATCAGGAGCTGCGCCAGGACCACATTCCCCTTGCGGCAGGCCAGATGGAGCGCCGTGCAGCCGTCTCCCTCCCCACAGGTCTCGTTCACCTCCTCACGGGAGCCATGTGCCAGCAGCAGGATGGCTGTCTGCAGGTCCTCATCAGCGGTGGCccgcagcagctgctggcccagggacaGCTCAGTGCAGGGTAGTGGGGCCAGAAAGAGCTTCTCCTCATATTTGGAACGGATCCACCGTTCCTTCTCTTCCCTCGTGGACTTTTCTGAGGGTTTTGTCTGCCCCTGGCTGCTCCCTTCCCAGATGCTGTTGGCTAGGTCATTGCCAATAGATGACATAACCTTCCTGAGCTCAACTGGCCAGTCATCCAGCTCCAGAGATCGCACACGGGAAAGGCGGGTGCCAAGACTGCGGTGGATTCCTGAGCATTCAATACACATGAGGACTCCCAAGTTCAAACTGGCCCACTTAGGATTCTGGGTCTCACAGTCCACACAGTGGGCGTTCCCACGCATGTTTTGGATCGACTGCAGGGCCATGGCCTTGCTCTGGCTGGTCAGCTGGGACTTGCTTTTACTGCTCTCGCATGACTGCAGGCTGGCCAGGATCTGGCTCTGGATGGCTTGGACCCAGGCATCCCGCTCCTCATACGTCGTGGCTTCAAAGTGCCACGTTTGGCCAGTGGCAGACACAATCATAAAGTTGTTGGTGCTTTTCTTCTTTAggtgtttctttttattggcaTGAGGAGAGGGGGGCGGGTTGAGCTTGGGGCTGGTGGTGCTGGAGATACTGGGGCTGAAGCATATGGAGTCACCCAGCCCGGTGTCCATGTCCTTGGATAGGCCATTGCTTTTAGAGGTGGAGATGGGTGTGCAGGCCGATGTGGCTAGGGATGGCCACTTTCCTGGGACTTTGATGGTAGATGTCTGAAGGTCAATCTCTTTTTTATGAATATTCTTCATATAATCACCTAAGCTTGAATAATAGGTGAGCACGCCATTGGAACACAGGGTGACgtatttctttttccatgtcTTCAGCCATTTCCCACTTCGCTTTAAGAGCATGCCCTGTTTAATGGGGATGGCTCTGCCGCTCCCGATGGTGTCAGCATGATTCTCCGGGGCTTTCCTCTCTTTGTCTGGGTCACTCCCTTTCTCAGATGTAAACAGGTTGGACCAGCGCATGGACCGCTTGCAAACGGGGGTGGGTGTGTTGGCAGTGGGAGGAACACTGAACTGAGGGTCCTCCTGGCTGGTGCTGGGAGTCGATGGAATGGAGGAGGAATAGTTATTTAAACTCCcacctccatttcttttcttcataatgtGCACGGTGGAAACCTGTGTGGAACAGAAGGAGGAATGGCTTCAAAAATTGGGTAGTGGCTTGCAGGGTCCTATAGACAGCTcacaattaccttttaaaaagatacattttctgggccaggcatggtggctcacacctgtaatcacagcactttgggaggccaacgtgggtggatcacgaggtcaggagttcaagaccatcctggccaacatggtgaaaccctgtctttacaaaaaaaaaaaaagaaaaaaaaattagctgggcatggtggcacatgcctgtaattccagttactcaagaggctgaggcaggagaattgcttgaacagggacctgggaggcagagcctgcagtgagccaagatcgcgcgattgcactccagcctgggctacagaaagagagtccataaaaaaaaaaaaaaaaaaaaaaaagatacattttctgttgtttggataGTATATTTACTCATACTAGCTCACTAACTAAACAGAGCTGCAGATCAGTTCTTACTCCAGCACATTCTTTTTACAACACTTAAGATGACTAAATGCAACATGA is a genomic window containing:
- the AGAP4 gene encoding arf-GAP with GTPase, ANK repeat and PH domain-containing protein 4 isoform 2 (isoform 2 is encoded by transcript variant 2), which codes for MGNILTCRVHPSVSLEFDQQQGSVCPSESEIYEAGAGDRMAGAPMAAAVQPAEVTVEVGEDLHMHHVRDREMPEALEFNPSANPEASTIFQRNSQTDVVEIRRSNCTNHVSTVRFSQQYSLCSTIFLDDSTAIQHYLTMTIISVTLEIPHHITQRDADRSLSIPDEQLHSFAVSTVHIMKKRNGGGSLNNYSSSIPSTPSTSQEDPQFSVPPTANTPTPVCKRSMRWSNLFTSEKGSDPDKERKAPENHADTIGSGRAIPIKQGMLLKRSGKWLKTWKKKYVTLCSNGVLTYYSSLGDYMKNIHKKEIDLQTSTIKVPGKWPSLATSACTPISTSKSNGLSKDMDTGLGDSICFSPSISSTTSPKLNPPPSPHANKKKHLKKKSTNNFMIVSATGQTWHFEATTYEERDAWVQAIQSQILASLQSCESSKSKSQLTSQSKAMALQSIQNMRGNAHCVDCETQNPKWASLNLGVLMCIECSGIHRSLGTRLSRVRSLELDDWPVELRKVMSSIGNDLANSIWEGSSQGQTKPSEKSTREEKERWIRSKYEEKLFLAPLPCTELSLGQQLLRATADEDLQTAILLLAHGSREEVNETCGEGDGCTALHLACRKGNVVLAQLLIWYGVDVMARDAHGNTALTYARQASSQECINVLLQYGCPDKCV
- the AGAP4 gene encoding arf-GAP with GTPase, ANK repeat and PH domain-containing protein 4 isoform 5 (isoform 5 is encoded by transcript variant 5) gives rise to the protein MAGAPMAAAVQPAEVTVEVGEDLHMHHVRDREMPEALEFNLSANPEASTIFQRNSQTDALEFNPSANPEASTIFQRNSQTDVVEIRRSNCTNHVSTVRFSQQYSLCSTIFLDDSTAIQHYLTMTIISVTLEIPHHITQRDADRSLSIPDEQLHSFAVSTVHIMKKRNGGGSLNNYSSSIPSTPSTSQEDPQFSVPPTANTPTPVCKRSMRWSNLFTSEKGSDPDKERKAPENHADTIGSGRAIPIKQGMLLKRSGKWLKTWKKKYVTLCSNGVLTYYSSLGDYMKNIHKKEIDLQTSTIKVPGKWPSLATSACTPISTSKSNGLSKDMDTGLGDSICFSPSISSTTSPKLNPPPSPHANKKKHLKKKSTNNFMIVSATGQTWHFEATTYEERDAWVQAIQSQILASLQSCESSKSKSQLTSQSKAMALQSIQNMRGNAHCVDCETQNPKWASLNLGVLMCIECSGIHRSLGTRLSRVRSLELDDWPVELRKVMSSIGNDLANSIWEGSSQGQTKPSEKSTREEKERWIRSKYEEKLFLAPLPCTELSLGQQLLRATADEDLQTAILLLAHGSREEVNETCGEGDGCTALHLACRKGNVVLAQLLIWYGVDVMARDAHGNTALTYARQASSQECINVLLQYGCPDKCV
- the AGAP4 gene encoding arf-GAP with GTPase, ANK repeat and PH domain-containing protein 4 isoform 1 (isoform 1 is encoded by transcript variant 1), producing the protein MGNILTCRVHPSVSLEFDQQQGSVCPSESEIYEAGAGDRMAGAPMAAAVQPAEVTVEVGEDLHMHHVRDREMPEALEFNLSANPEASTIFQRNSQTDALEFNPSANPEASTIFQRNSQTDVVEIRRSNCTNHVSTVRFSQQYSLCSTIFLDDSTAIQHYLTMTIISVTLEIPHHITQRDADRSLSIPDEQLHSFAVSTVHIMKKRNGGGSLNNYSSSIPSTPSTSQEDPQFSVPPTANTPTPVCKRSMRWSNLFTSEKGSDPDKERKAPENHADTIGSGRAIPIKQGMLLKRSGKWLKTWKKKYVTLCSNGVLTYYSSLGDYMKNIHKKEIDLQTSTIKVPGKWPSLATSACTPISTSKSNGLSKDMDTGLGDSICFSPSISSTTSPKLNPPPSPHANKKKHLKKKSTNNFMIVSATGQTWHFEATTYEERDAWVQAIQSQILASLQSCESSKSKSQLTSQSKAMALQSIQNMRGNAHCVDCETQNPKWASLNLGVLMCIECSGIHRSLGTRLSRVRSLELDDWPVELRKVMSSIGNDLANSIWEGSSQGQTKPSEKSTREEKERWIRSKYEEKLFLAPLPCTELSLGQQLLRATADEDLQTAILLLAHGSREEVNETCGEGDGCTALHLACRKGNVVLAQLLIWYGVDVMARDAHGNTALTYARQASSQECINVLLQYGCPDKCV